The Terriglobales bacterium genome includes a region encoding these proteins:
- a CDS encoding alkaline phosphatase family protein, translating into MKLVAQTLFLFLGLGPVLAYSQGLQAPPKFKHVIVVFQENRTPDNLFQGLLTWPGIDPKKYDIQPSGMVAGTCKNPQAPSIAGGTYDPATCSITGGTQENRCLEPQPLAGGYDPSHSHCAFLTMYDSGKMDGAGFVKDNCHKAKNCTGNGAGQFLSYKFTPNIQHRLDPYLQIAAEYGWANRMFQTNQGPSFPAHQYLFGGTSAQTAADDKKAAFIAENPGGIMIAHHAYPGCLSPPQESNRVVSPLPSGEQCPAGCTCYSNGSKECKITQGTEHNLCFDHPTLATLLDQHQLSWKYYAPSQGSIWNAPHSIKEVCQPDYTTGKCTGPDYNNVDFNLTHVVGDINDSSCKLAAVSWVIPDGQCSDHAAVSRAGGPAWVASIVNAVGQSKCNYWKDTAIVITWDDWGGWYDHAKPPVLPGIQGDYQLGFRVPLLVVSAYTKPGTVSDAERDFGSILRFIEENFNLGVGSLGFADARAHHGLDEFFNQSAGDFRMIQAPPVPPFCTMAPGQGVAPDDDAEEGSAPSTSDVPQPQRRNRRQRQGQPVAN; encoded by the coding sequence ATGAAACTCGTCGCCCAGACTCTTTTTCTGTTCCTTGGGCTAGGACCGGTGCTTGCCTACTCGCAAGGCCTCCAGGCCCCACCAAAATTTAAGCACGTGATTGTGGTTTTCCAGGAAAACCGTACGCCCGACAATCTCTTCCAGGGATTGCTGACCTGGCCCGGCATTGATCCGAAAAAGTATGACATCCAGCCCAGCGGGATGGTCGCCGGCACCTGTAAGAATCCGCAGGCACCCAGCATCGCCGGTGGCACCTACGACCCGGCAACTTGTTCCATCACAGGCGGAACACAAGAGAATCGCTGCCTCGAGCCCCAGCCGCTCGCAGGTGGATATGACCCCAGCCACAGCCACTGCGCCTTCCTCACCATGTATGACTCTGGCAAGATGGATGGCGCCGGTTTCGTCAAAGATAATTGCCACAAGGCGAAGAACTGCACGGGCAACGGCGCCGGGCAGTTTCTCTCCTACAAGTTCACACCCAACATTCAGCATCGGCTCGATCCTTACCTGCAGATTGCCGCCGAATACGGCTGGGCAAACCGCATGTTCCAAACCAACCAGGGACCGAGCTTTCCTGCGCACCAATATCTTTTCGGCGGAACTTCGGCCCAGACGGCCGCAGACGATAAGAAGGCTGCTTTCATCGCAGAAAATCCGGGCGGCATCATGATTGCGCATCATGCCTACCCTGGCTGCCTTTCGCCACCGCAGGAATCGAACAGGGTGGTTTCTCCTCTTCCCAGCGGAGAGCAATGTCCGGCGGGTTGCACCTGCTACAGCAACGGCAGCAAGGAGTGCAAGATTACCCAGGGAACCGAGCACAACCTGTGCTTCGATCATCCCACGCTGGCGACGCTGCTCGATCAGCACCAACTGAGCTGGAAATACTATGCGCCCTCGCAGGGATCAATCTGGAATGCTCCGCATTCGATTAAAGAAGTCTGCCAGCCCGACTACACCACCGGCAAATGCACAGGCCCGGATTACAACAATGTGGATTTCAACCTGACCCACGTGGTCGGAGATATTAATGATTCTTCCTGCAAGCTGGCTGCTGTGAGCTGGGTGATTCCTGACGGGCAATGCTCCGATCACGCCGCCGTCAGCAGGGCCGGAGGACCGGCATGGGTCGCCTCCATCGTCAACGCAGTAGGCCAGAGCAAATGCAATTACTGGAAAGACACCGCCATCGTGATCACCTGGGACGACTGGGGAGGCTGGTATGACCACGCGAAGCCGCCCGTACTGCCGGGAATTCAGGGCGACTACCAACTCGGCTTCCGCGTGCCGCTGCTGGTGGTCTCGGCTTACACCAAGCCGGGCACGGTGAGTGATGCGGAGAGGGACTTCGGCAGCATCCTGCGCTTCATCGAAGAAAATTTCAACCTGGGCGTGGGATCTTTGGGATTTGCCGATGCGCGCGCTCACCACGGCCTCGACGAATTCTTCAACCAGAGCGCGGGCGACTTCCGCATGATTCAGGCGCCACCGGTTCCTCCTTTCTGCACCATGGCGCCAGGTCAGGGCGTAGCCCCTGACGACGATGCTGAGGAAGGCTCCGCTCCCAGTACTAGCGATGTTCCGCAACCGCAACGCAGAAATCGGAGGCAAAGGCAGGGACAGCCTGTTGCCAACTGA